In Silene latifolia isolate original U9 population chromosome X, ASM4854445v1, whole genome shotgun sequence, the following proteins share a genomic window:
- the LOC141620006 gene encoding uncharacterized protein LOC141620006, producing the protein MSDNYKEWLEMIPFALWGYKTSIRTAMGVTPYYLVYGMEAVQPVELEVPSLRILLESQVPEADWVQARYDSLVMLDERRLNALYHVQLYQKRIERAFNKKVKPRGISEGDLVLKSVRALVPTNPRE; encoded by the coding sequence ATGTCTGACAATTATAAGGAGTGGCTAGAGATGATACCCTTCGCATTATGGGGGTATAAAACTTCAATCAGAACAGCCATGGGAGTAACCCCGTATTACTTGGTATATGGGATGGAAGCGGTCCAACCTGTTGAATTAGAGGTGCCATCCCTAAGGATCCTACTAGAAAGCCAGGTTCCTGAAGCAGATTGGGTTCAAGCAAGATATGATTCACTAGTTATGCTCGACGAACGGCGTTTGAATGCATTGTACCATGTCCAACTCTACCAGAAAAGGATAGAGAGAGCTTTCAACAAGAAGGTGAAACCGAGGGGAATTAGTGAGGGTGATCTGGttctcaagtcggttagagctctagTACCTACTAACCCGAGGG